The Polyangium aurulentum genomic interval GCCATTCGGTGTACGTGGAGGGCGAGGCGACGAAGGGCGCCGAGAAGAAGACGTTCAAGTGGGGTTTCTCGACGGCCATCGAGTACGCCGATTGCGAGGGCGAGAGGGACGGCAAGCCGACCCGCGGCGTCATCGTGACCAACGGCGGCACCGATACGGTCGAGCTGACCATCCACGGCGACCATTTCTTCTACGACGACCTGCAATCCCCGAACGCGGTCGTCCGGTTCAACGCGATCGCGTCCGCGGACGCCGACATGAATGGCGAGGTCACGCTCGCGGAGCTGTCGATGAAGCCGCTCGTGGACATCGACCCGGCGGACGGCGCATACGGCACCGGGGCCGTGAGCGAGGTCAATGACCTCGGCGCCTTCGTGACCGCGCTCTCGCAGACCCTCGGCCATTTCCGCGGCGAAGGGGAGTGCTTCGCCGCGGCGCCGAAATAGCCTATCCGAAGAGCCGCTCGCGCGCGAACTGGCCGAGACCGTCCACCACGATCTGGGGTATCTCGTGCGCGCCGTTGTGCGGCACGAAGGTCACGCGCGCGCCGGCCTCTTGCAGGATGTCGCGCAGCACCTCTGCCCGGCCGAACGGCAGGATCGGATCGCGCCGCCCGTGCGCCATGAACGCGTGCAACCGCCCGCCGAGCCGGGCCGCGCCCTCGCGCCAGCGCTCGCCGCCGATGCGCGTGCCCGACAGGAGCGCGATTCCCGCGAAAGGCTCGCCGAGCATCATCGACAGCTCGGTCGCGAGCATCGCGCCCTGCGAGAATCCACCCACGATCAGCCGGTCGCGTTTGACGCCATAGGAGCTCTCGAGCACGCCGAGCGTCTCCACGAGCGCCTCGCGCGCGGCGTCGAGCCCCGGAGGCACCTCGTCGAGCGAGCGCAGCGCCGAGTCGATGTCGCCGCGCATCAGGTGCCCGACGAGGCGCTCCATGTCGATCGGCCACCACGCGCGCCCCAGCATCCCCGGGCCAACCTCGGCCTCGAGGAGCGCCTCGGGGAAGAACCATCGCACGCCCGGTCCCGCGTCGATCACGCGCGAGAGCGCCACGAGATCGTCGCCCGGCGCGCCGAAGCCATGGCAGAGCAGGACGGCCGGCCCGTCTCCGCCGCCCTTGCGATCCTCGCCGCCGCGCGCATGCACGAGCAGCCGCCCGATTCTCACACTCGACATGCCCGCACGTTAGCGCGTTTCCGGCGAGAACGGATAGAAAATTTCATTGCGTCGGGGAAGTGTTTCTCGTTGCTCGCCCTGCCCGCCCGGGGCAGGTTCGACGGGGGAGAGATCGCAAGATGCCCGAGCCCATCGTCCTTCGGTTTCGCGATGCCAATGGGGAGAGCCGCGAGCTCCCCGTCACGCTCGACGCCGCCGGCGCCGAGGCCGCCGAGAAATTCGAGCGCATTCGCGCCACGCCGGGCGTTCACCTGCTCCTCGCCGGTGATCGCGATTATGCCGTGAGCGTCGTCTTCCCCATCGAGGTGCACGTCGCGCGCGCGCTCGACGACCTGCGCGGAAAGGCCGTGCGCGTCGTCTTCGAGGGTCGCACGCCCGTGCGCCGCCGCGTGCGCGAGGTCGCGGCCGCTCCTTTTGCGATGGAAGAAGCCGTGCCCACCCCGCTCGATCTCACCGCGGGCCTGCCCGGCGCGCCGCCGCTCTGGCTTCTACCCGACGGAGCCTTCTCCACGTCGCCAGACTTCGCGCCGGCAGGGCTCGACGCAGGGCTCGCGCTCGTCACGGCTGCGCGCTGGATCTCCTCGCGCCGCACCACCACCTTCGAGCGGCTCTTTCCCCCGAGCGCATTCCACCCGGACGAACCCCTGCGGCCCGAGCGTCTGACGGCAAAAGGAGCGCGTGGCATGCTCGAGCAGCTCCGCGGCGCGCTCGGCGCGGCGGCGGTATCGAGCGAGGTCGCGGTGAAAGATCCGCTCGGGGCCGCGCAGGTTCGCTCGGCCGCGCTCACCGTGCTCTCGCACCTCGTGGCGACCGCATTGCACGACGACAGCTTCCGCGAAATCGCCGCCGAGGCCGCGGCCGAGATGTTCGCCCTCGTCGACGCCGAGCACGGCGACACGGCGCAGCCGGCGCTCCGGTCGCATGCAATCAAGCTCCTGTCGCTGCGCGCGCCTGCGCTCGAGGCGGCGGCGCGCGAGCGCGCACGCGAGCTCGTGCGGGGGCTCTTGCGCGACGCGCCGCCCTACGCCGAGCTCGGCGGACCCTACCGCTTCGCCATGTGCTCGGATCCCGAATTCCACGAGGGCGAGTGCGCCATCCTGATCTCGAAATACGGCTTTCGCGAGATCGAGCCGCCCGCGGACGCGCCGCGCTCGCCGGTGCGCTACCGCGACTACCGCGTCCTCGAGGCGCCCTTCCGCAATGCGAGCGGCGGGGCCGTGCAGGTGTTCGC includes:
- a CDS encoding alpha/beta hydrolase, with the protein product MSSVRIGRLLVHARGGEDRKGGGDGPAVLLCHGFGAPGDDLVALSRVIDAGPGVRWFFPEALLEAEVGPGMLGRAWWPIDMERLVGHLMRGDIDSALRSLDEVPPGLDAAREALVETLGVLESSYGVKRDRLIVGGFSQGAMLATELSMMLGEPFAGIALLSGTRIGGERWREGAARLGGRLHAFMAHGRRDPILPFGRAEVLRDILQEAGARVTFVPHNGAHEIPQIVVDGLGQFARERLFG